CTATTGAAGAACTAATCGCGCTCAAAGGGAAAAAATACCATAAGAAAAAAAACCACCTAAACCAGTTTTTAACCAACTATGCGAATTTTGTTTATGAAAAAATTTCTCCTCAAAATAAAAAGGAAGTTTTGGAGGTCTTTCAAGCGTGGTTTTTAGAAAGCCAGACAGATGATATAGGGCTAATCAATGAAAATAAGGGCATTCAAAGCGTTTTAGAAAATTATGAAAGCTTGGATGTAAAGGGGGGGCTTATTAGGGTTAATGGGGAAATAGTCTCGTTTAGTTTTGGAGAAGTTTTAAACGAAGAGAGCGCGCTCATTCACATTGAAAAAGCCCGCACAGATATTGCAGGCGCGTATCAGATCATCAACCAACAATTGCTTTTGAATGAATTTAGCCATTTAACTTACGCTAACAGAGAAGAAGATCTGGGATTAGAGGGTTTGAGAAGGTCTAAAATGAGCTATAACCCGGTGTTTTTGATAGACAAATACGAAGCGGTTGCTAGAAATTAAATGATT
The Helicobacter pylori genome window above contains:
- a CDS encoding DUF2156 domain-containing protein — encoded protein: MFEKITLAHKDLFSRFLSAQKIVLSDVSFTNCFLWQHARLIQVAVIKDCLVIQTTYENQKPFYFYPIGKNTHECVKELLELEKNLRFHSLTLEQRDDLKDNFVGVFDFTYNRDRSDYVYSIEELIALKGKKYHKKKNHLNQFLTNYANFVYEKISPQNKKEVLEVFQAWFLESQTDDIGLINENKGIQSVLENYESLDVKGGLIRVNGEIVSFSFGEVLNEESALIHIEKARTDIAGAYQIINQQLLLNEFSHLTYANREEDLGLEGLRRSKMSYNPVFLIDKYEAVARN